The DNA sequence agctaATAAAATTACCTGAGGAGTGtaatgcttgtttatttttttgtgtatatcTNNNNNNNNNNNNNNNNNNNNNNNNNNNNNNNNNNNNNNNNNNNNNNNNNNNNNNNNNNNNNNNNNNNNNNNNNNNNNNNNNNNNNNNNNNNNNNNNNNNNNNNNNNNNNNNNNNNNNNNNNNNNNNNNNNNNNNNNNNNNNNNNNNNNNNNNNNNNNNNNNNNNNNNNNNNNNNNNNNNNNNNNNNNNNNNNNNNNNNNNNNNNNNNNNNNNNNNNNNNNNNNNNNNNNNNNNNNNNNNNNNNNNNNNNNNNNNNNNNNNNNNNNNNNaaaaaaaaaaaaaagaaaagaaaaaaaaagaaaatgtttgcatgCAATATAggcattggggctggagagttggcaagtgttaagagcactggtgttagattcccagcaccttcatggcaactcacaactatctgtaattctagttccgggggatcagatgccctcttctagcctctttgGGCACTTGGTGCACATATATCATCAATACAGGCAAAGtatcatacccataaaataataatagaaaagaaaaaaagaaattaagggatTGGCTAGACTTTCTTTTGGGAGGTCTGCCGTCTGGTATAGCTCTAGCCGAGATTCACCTTTCCTCTGGGTGTCCTTTTCCTGTTAGCTCTCCAAATAGTCTTGTACTGGGGATATTCACACATTGTTCTCTTACATCACTAGAGAATAGTCGAAAATGAGAAGATCAATGCAGAAAAGTCATCGAAACAGAAGGTGGATCTGCAGTCCTTGCCCACCCGTGCCTACCTGGACCAGACAGTTGTGCCTATCTTATTACAGggacttgctgttcttgcaaaggaaaGGTGAGAGTGTCGCCTCTGAGAGGCGAGGGATGAGGGGTCTCCACACCCACAATACCTGTACTTATAGATGGGAGTGTTTTGCTATAATATTTTTGTTCAAGGATGTCAaacttgtgatttttattttataattacatttatatatggtgtgtgtgtggtgtgtgtgtggtgtatatgtgtgtgtgtgtgtgtgtgtgtgtgtgtgtgtgtgtgtgtttgtgttctgtgGTAGGCATATGGAGGTCAACTTTTGGGAatccagttctcttcttccaccatgtggatcttgGGGATTgcacttaggttgtcaggcttagtggcaaccacctttacctgctgagtcatctctctggtcccATTGCTGCTAAACTTTTATTAAGTAAttcattttattgaataattaattatttttgtttttgtttttcaaggatagccttggctatcctggaacttgctctgtagatcaggttagctggaactcagggatccacttgcctctccctcttgagTACTTGAACTAaaggtgtgtcaccactgcctggctacacacacacacacacacacacacacacacacacatttaaagatttatttatttatttattttatgtatgtgagtagaCTATCGCTcccttcagacacatcagaattCAGGGCTTCTGCAAgagagtcagtgttcttaacctctgagccttctctccagccccctaaaattatatttttaaaaaattacttactCATTTTATGTGTGGGTCTTTTGTCtggatgtatgtctgtacactgGGTGGGCCAGTTGGgcttacagatggctatgagccaccatgtggtactgggatttaaaccttggtcctctggaagaagagatggtgctcttaacctctgagccatctctccaacttctggttttaaacttttttgttttttgttttttttttttggatttttgagacaaggtttctgtgtgtagccctggctgtcctgtcttggaactcactctgtagaccaggctggcctcgaactcagaaatgtgcctctgcctcccaagtgctgggattaacggcatgtgccactactgcctggcctggttttaaacttttaaaaaacatgtcaGCTATAATGCTACAACTCAGACATTACATTTTTATGCTAGTCTGAAGACTTGGTCTGCatgtaatatttgaaattttaataattgaattgccaccaatgcccggctttttttttttttNNNNNNNNNNttttttttttgtaatttttctttttttaatcagaaGAGTCATATGAAGCTTATGCTGGCCCTGAATTTGCTATATATCTAAAGAAGTCTATTAGCTCCTCATTTGCGTACTGTGTCCTAAGTCAGGCTATCCTACCCAGCTCCTAAATTATTTTCctgtaaacaaatataataataagcAATTTGATTTGTAAACTAGTTAACTTTTATTAGGCGTGTGTTATGTTTTAAATCTAGGACATTGATAACTTCTGTGGTAAACTGATGAAAGGGTGGGCTGCTTCTTGTGAGTTATTACTGTAGGATGGATGTACTAGTTGAACTCTTTATCATATTTggttgtgtgtgcacgtgcatatgcATGGATTTATGCCGGGGTGTgagtgtgcaggtcagaggacagtttccaGGAGATGCCTTTGTCCGTTAGGttatgggaactgaactcaggttgtcaggcttggcagcaagggtCTTACCTcataagccatcttgctggcctggaTGTGTTAGTTTACATAAAAGTCATCTGTCCTGGTTGTGGAAGTACACACCTCTAGTCTagctctcttctgggctctgggtacacgcaggcaaaacacacacacacacacacacacacactgtgctcaATAAAGTGTGTGCTTAGAATACTCATGGCCAGTGCTAACCTAAGTGAAGACAGTAaatactgtgttttgtttttgcttggttacttacttttataaaataagatGTGTTTATGACTGTCTTCTCAATGACTAAATGTGTTTGGGCCGTTGGGCTGGAGTTACAACTTAGTGGTAGATTGCTGCCCGGGCATGcctgaggccccaggttcaatccccaacacaacttcaaaaaggaaatcttttatattttttcatttttccaaaaaGGCTGATACGTTAGAAATTCTATTTAGTTTGAATTTTAAATCacaagtattattttatttcGGTAGGGTGTTATGTGGCCTAAATTGGTTTCATTGTAGCgcagatgactttgaacttctgctctttttctatctctgcttctgaagtgctaggattataggtgtatacaACATGCCTGATTATAATTCTAAGTACTTCTGTTAAGTGCTAAAAGAAAACCCAGGATGATTTCAACTagtaatatatttgtaaatataataagCAAAGAGCTGTAGCAAAACAAGTCACCAGGCTGACTCAATTTTTGTGAAGTGTTCTATGTAGTAGCTCAGACGATGACTCTAGCAGGATGGATTGGTGTAAacagttgggaggctgaggcatgaggattgtGAGTTCCTGGTAGAGTAGTGTATGTAGCTATTATCCTcaggaagtagaaaagaaaaagggttaGGCCTGAGGTTGGAACTCACTGTACTTGATGTGAATGCTGTTTAAAGTAcaaagggaaatatttttaagtttaattaatcaattaattaatttggaGTCAAAGTCTTTATATACcattggctgtcctagaacttacagagctctgcttgcctctTCTTTCCTAGTACTGGCAATAAAGGCATTTGAGTGATGGAGCtagggagcctgaggcaggtggatctctgagttcaaggccagcctgttctactgagcaagtaccaggacagccagggctacacaaagaaaccctgtacaaacaaaaaggcaaaaccaaacctggtggtagtggcacacacctttaatcccgtcacttgggaggcagatgtctgagttcaaggccagcctggtctatagagtgagttccaggctagcagagaaatcctgtctggggaTTTGGGGGTGCTCGGAGGGGGTAGCAAAACCAAAGTAGGAGTGGGTGCActtgggagatgactcagtggttaagagcactggctgcccttccagaggtcctgagctcagcccagcaaccacatgacatCTTAGagcatctataataggatctgatgccttcttctgccatGTAAGCAGAATGCCATGCATTCAGAGCagtcatataaaatacataagttagtttttttcctgtgtagccttggctatcctggaactcactcactctgtggaccaggctgacctcaaactcattgatcctctacttctgtcttccgagtgctagaattaaaggcaagtGCTACCATCCAACCGGCTAGTAAATCCCCTACCCCcaaaaaggtgtgtgccacccatgcccagcacacaggagtataatttttttttttcaaagattttattttatttattttatgtgtatgagtacactgtagctgtacagatggccgtaagctatcatgtgtgtggctgctgggaattggactcaggacctctgccggccccacttgctgTAGGGGTGTAATTCGCTGTAGCTGCCTgccctcagacgcaccagaagagggcatcagatctcattacgggtggttgtgagctaccatgtggttgctgggatccgaactcaggacctgtggaagaacagtcagtgctcttacccgctgagctatctcgccagccccagtatAATTTTTTATAATGGTAAATCAGTTCTCCATTTGCTCACTTACCTGCCTTCATCTCATCTTATgtccttggctagcctggaatttgctttgtagaccagactgatgtagaactcaagagatctctctgcctctggcttccaagttATGGGACTACAGGGATATTCTTCAATGTCTGGCCTGTcttttgccttttttccttttcatctatgtccctgcctccttttctctgagtgtgtctttgtgtagcccaggctggcctcagatttactACATTAAATGAGCTTGAATTCCTGCCAACTGTCCCACACCTGAGATGCAGTGCCCAGCTTTGACCTTGCTGTTGCTCTTGTAGCTCcagtctcccaagtcctgggattgctGGTATGCACCATTAAGCACTGCCGTTCACTCTGTGGGAAGGTGTGGGAGGGAGGATGTAGCTGTTTTGTACTGGTTGATCTTAAACTTGATTCATAAACCTGTCTGGTTCCgaactaggattacagacatgtccCTATGCTCAGTTTTTAGTATGCCTTTTGACGCAGTAGTTCCCcaaaaatattctaatatttttgGTTTCAGCAAGAATAACTTTCATAAAAGTGATGAATATGAAGTTAtacctttaaaatttattagtGGTTTTCTCAGGTGGGAATTGGTTGTTATAGAatcttaaatattaatttaaaatacatgggTTTGCAAGATTGCTTAAGGAGTAAAGAGGCTGGCACTGAGCCTGATGACCCTTGTTTGGTCCTTGGGACCGACGTGGTAGAACGAGAGAACTAATTCTCAaaagtcctctgacttccacagaaaGCCATGTGTCCCACAAAACAAGTGTAAAAAAGATTTGAAGAAAAACTGAAATGACTTTTTAACAGTTGTCTAAATGATTGTCAGTGCCTTCAATCAGTTGCCATGAGTCCTCTGAGTGCTAATGTTGCTGCTAGTGGCATGTCCTTTCTGTACTTGTTCTTTTGCTGGAGGACACTACATACTATAGGCATAGAGCTTGATGaggttgtttatgtttttaaaaaggttctcactgtgtagccctgcctggcctggaactggctatttagACTGGTTAGCCTTAAGTCCCAGGTGTGCACTATCATACTGGGCCATTCTGAAACTAAACACCTGTGCAATGTGCAGTAAAGTCAAGAAGCTGACCACTGCTAGCATCCAGCAAGTCTCCCATGGCGACTCACTTCCTCAGCTGTGTTttgggctcagtgggtaaaggcacttgctgagcAGCGATCCTTAGAACCCGTGTGAAGGGgctaggagagaaccaactccagagttgtcctctgacttccacatgcgtGAGACATCGTCTCTCCCATGATAACATGCGATTATAATGAATAAAGATTAATCAAGAGCCTTGCACTTATAACTGGTTTTAAGCTACAAAACAATTTAAGaccctttaaattttaattttgcctCCTTAGATTGCCTATCTCATTTACCATATTATGAATAGCCTTTCActgtgaaatgaaaattaaacagctgcatttaaaaaaatggtatgtttaaaaaaatgtttgaattaaCATACATACAGATCATCTCTTTAACccctgtttctcttcctttgcaGACCACCTAATCCCATTGAGTTTCTAGcatcttatcttttaaaaaacaaggcACAGTTTGAAGACCGAAATTGATTTCttgggaagagaagaaacatttgGTTGCTACTGTAGATTTACATGATTACGAGGCAGCTTTAATGCCGTGATTCCCCGCCCCACTCTGGAAGTCTAAGAACCTTCAGGACCACAGAACTCCCTTCTGGAGTTGCAGAAGAGAGCATATCCTTGTCTGATTTAATCGCCATACTTATTTAATGAGTATCATCTGTGCAATTTTTTTCTCAGAttgtcttttactttgtttttaaaaagaccttcAGAATAAACTGTTAAAACACCTTTATTTTATAGTTGTTGTGTGTGACAGgtatttttgtttccatgaatTGCTTGTATTTTTGAATGTGGTAACTCTGCAATAATGACATAATAGCCACCATGTTTGGTATTTCACTTAAATGGTCTCTTGAATTGAGCGTACTCTGCAGAGCAGTCCTTTTCCCATTTCACAGACAAGAAGACAGACTGGGGAGGTTAAAAGCCTTGCTGAGGACAACACTGCTGGAAGGGCTTCCATGGGAATTCAACCCAGCTCTCCCAACATTCTGAGAGCTGAGCAACAAGTATGCTGGCTGCTTAGGATTGTGACATCTCTgcgggggagtggggagggggggctGAAGAGGTGACATCCTAGAGGATTTGTGGCTTTCAGAGGACCCGGATTGGATTTTCAGCaccccacatagtggctcaccactgtgactccagttccagggcctaGGACCCCTCTTCTGACTAGGCGCACACAGCATGTACATTCAGTctatcatacacataaaattagaaGGAAGCAAGAAGTAGTTTTTGAGTGTATTCCTATTGTTCCCTATGAAGAAGCTGAGATAGCTTACCGGCTCTGAGAAGGTCGTGATGAGAACTAGAGAGCACTTTCACTTGGACAGTTAGCTATTGTGTAGAGGGTGTCAAGTCTCCCCTTGCTGATGTATGGGCAGTAGTGAGGATTCTGCTGCTATCAGCATGTCTGCTGGGGTCATTAAGTAGTCCATGTGCTTATTGCCACCTCTTAGTCATCCAGTTCAAACTAAAAGTCGCACTAAAGTTGAGAACCCTGTGCCGGAAGCATACTAATCTTGTCTTTTAAGTTAAAAGCCCTTGCAAAGGTTATGTTAATAAGACATATTTTGTAATTTCCCTTAATGCCAGGGGTGATggtcatgcttttaatcccagcattaggaggCATAGATAGGTGGgtcttttgagttcaaggacaacaaGAGCTATATcacttttttggggggtagggtggggacacATGGtctttacatagccctggctgtcctatagatcaggctagtcttgaactaaaagatccttctgcctctgccaccttgacaagctgggattaaagatgcatgCCACCAGGCCCTGCTCAAAACCAATTTTTAGTGTAGGAAATTGTTACTTATGTTTGATACTTGTGTGATACAATAGTTTATCTCCAGATACATGTATACCTGCAGgtccagggcctggagagatggctcagcagttaagagcattggctgatcttacagaggaccagggtttgattcccagcactcacatgggatctggactctgcaggcaccCACATCCCACCCACGTGGTGACTGCAACACACACGTGTGTGATGACTAGTAAGCCTGATGGGTGGGGGAGATGGCCCAGGCTGTACACTGCTTGCTGTGGAAGGAAGAAGGCCTGTACTGAGACTCCAGTATCCCCGGAAAATGCttgaggaagcatggcagcgtctcCCATAATCCTAGTGCCAGCTAGCCATGGAGGATCCTAAGGGTTCACCTGGACAATCTAGTGTAAGCAGTAAGCTCTAGTTGGAGttagagaccttgtcttaagtGGAGAAGTAGATGTGTGGtaatgaatgcctttaatccaacacttggaaggcagacgcaggtggatctcAGTCCGTAGCATCCAGGCCTATACAGAAGCCATCTTAAAACAAGTCAAATATAAGTCGTAATGATGGGTGCTGCTGTTGTGTCGAGGTTACAACAACAAAGATTGGATATTCTGTTTTGGAAACTATATGCACTAATGTTAGGTTCTGGGACTTCCTTGTTTTTTCTATTCTGTGCATCATAAGGACTTAATTTTTTCCTTGCCCCTACTGTGAATAACATTTATGGAATGTCAAACACAAATCAATAGTATACATAACAGATTGTCAATAATGAGATGTATATAGAATTGCTAATAAACTGGAGTAGAAGCTAGTTGTTAGGGGAGGTGGTTGTGAAGAGATTTGGTTGCTTTCAAGAAGCTGGAGCTGGGTGTGTTTGCACTCTTAGTgctagggaagtagaggcaagtgggttcccagcaccacgttcaaggccagcttggtctgcatacTCATTCCTAGGCCAGTGATGGCTACATAGGGAGAGCCTGTGTCAAAAGAGCtgctgtggtggtacatgccttcagtcctagcactccagaggcaggtggatctctttgaggacagccaggtttACATTGGGTGTTCCATCCAGGCCAGTCAGTTACATAGTGAAAGTTTGTCTTAGAGCAAAAANNNNNNNNNNaaaaaaaaaccaaaaaacaaaaaacaaaccaaaccgaAGCATTctagaaatcttaaaaaacaaatatttaattataatttgtaTGTGTGGGGAGTATGTGCAGAGAAtcacaggtgcctgtggaggccagaagagggtgttagatcccctggaactggacttgcTTGGGAGTTACTCAAGGTGATGCTGACTCAATTtatgtcctttgtaagagcagtgcatattttttaaccactgagccatttctcccgtCCAAGAAGTTGTATTTTCTTCGCCTTTATGGCCTTTGCTAAGTTTGGTAAGTAACACAAACTCTTGGGAGAAAGAAGCAATTTACCTTTTTCTTGCCATTGAAATTAACTGGGGAGCTTTTTTCATAACACTTGAGAACTTGGCAAAacccccaaccaaacaaaaagtataCTTTAAGGAACACCGAGCTTGGCTAGGCAGCTAAGACATCTACTTTGGATTTCTCTAGGATCTAGTTTAATGTGAAACCAAGATATACCCAGTGTATGATTTCAGTCCCAAATACATTTTGGGAGATGGGGAACTGTGACTCTTCCTGGTTTTGGAATCCAGCACTTCAAAGCCAAACCACTTCCTTTGTGATTCTACCCAACTTGTAAAGGAATTCTTTTGCTGCCGACACTGGAATCTTGGGATTTTATAACTGAAGGGTGACATTGGTAGTATTCCTTACCCTGTCTGGCTCCTCTTACGCATTAACTCATAATCCTAGGTACCCTCTCCCTCCCGAACATCACCCCCATTTAATACAGTAGGAAGTAACTGAGACAGTCTTTGCCACAATGCACTTATACCTAAAATACAATTAGTAAATATAACTGTGTCAGAGACGTTAGGTCGTAAGGGCGAGCCTGGAAAGCAaaggttacattttttttttttttttacagggtcGTCTCCCCACATCCTCCCACCCCAGTACGCCTCGCCGCGCGTAGTTTCTGCCAGTGGAACTTGCATTCCTGGGCGATACCCCGAGGGTGGGAACCCGTAAGACGCCGGGGAAGAGGGAACCCGGGCGGGACTTGGCGGGCAGGGACCGCGTGTGCGTGCTGAGCCAGCGGCGCACCGGGACCAGCCAGGCGGCTGGGGGAAGGGGCTCACCCCGCCTCGCGGCTGCGTCCTGCGCCCCGCGCCCTGCCCCCAGCCTCTGCTGCAGCTAAACCCCGGAGAGAGGAGCGTGCACGCTGAGCCTCCGCGGCGGGCCCGGCCGCGGCGCTGGGCATGCTCAGTGGGCCGGACCCGGTAGAACGGCGAGTAAGGACGCGTGGGCTTCCGAGGCTCTGCCTTCCCCGGGTTCAGGCCCCGGCCCCGGGCTGTGGGGGTGGCACCGACCGCCGCCGCCGCCTGGCCCGCGGCCTCCCGACCCCGCATGGCGCGGGGCCCGTCCCGCTTCCGCCGTTGAGCGCGGGGCACGGCGGGCGGAggcgcggggcggggcggggccggcgGGCGCGCGGCAGGAGGGAGGCCTGGCGGTGGGGGCGGGGCGGGTGGGGGGAGGGCGCGGAGTCACGGGGGTGGGGTCAGCGGGAGGCTCGGCAGGCCGCGCGCGGCGGGGCCCGGGGCGGCTCTCGGAAGCAGCCCGGTCGGGGCAGCGGCGGCGACTCCGCGGCCGCGCGGCTAGGGCGAAGCCGCCGTGGGCCCCATCTGACGGCGGCCGGCGGAGTTTGTGGCGATCGTTGCCGCCCTCCGCCCGGGctgccatctcctcctcttcctcctcctcctcctcctgggccGGCCCGGTCCCCTCCCCGCGGCCGCCTCCTCCTGGGCTGGGCCCGCGGCGTCTCGTCCCCTCGcggagccgccgccgccgccgccgccgcctcctcatTCATCCTCGTGCACCATAGGCGGCACAGGCACCAAGATGTCCAACCGAGTGGTCTGCCGGGAAGCCAGCCACGCCGGGAGCTGGTACACCGCCTCAGGTAGGGCGCAAGGCCGCCGGGGTGGTGGAGCCGGGCAGCCGGGGCCGGGCGGGCGGGGACTCGGGCGGAGGGCGGCGGGCGCGGACCGCGTGCCGAGGGAGCGGGCCGGGCCGCGCCGCCTCCCCCACCCGGCGCTCGGGCCGGCGGCCTGGCGCCCGCGGAGTTGGGCGAGGAGTTGCCGGCCGGCCGGACCCGGCCCGGGCGAGCACGGGCTGCGCGGCTCCGCGGACGGCCTCTGCGGTGGGGAAGGACGAGTTGGCGCGGTCCTCGTGCCAGAGACCGGCCGAGGGGACCGCAGCTTTTGCCTCCACCCTTGGGGCATCCCGCGCCTCTGGAAGGAGTGACAGGCAgtacttttctccctctccctcatgtTGCTACTCCTGGTGTGCCTTGGAAGATCTGTCAGACCAGGGCCTCTCGGGGATTTGTCGCTTTGTACGTGGAGGCTCGGGCAGAGCTGCTGCCAGGCAGGGGCTCTGGGTGGCCTCCTAGCTCTTTTGTCAGTGTTTGCATTGTTACTGTCATTCAGGGGCAGCTGGAGATGGCATCAGCACTTTTCCTGAGCAAACCTAAGTACCCAGTGCTCAGCACCGAGCCGGTGCTGGACAACCTGCCTAGTTTAGCTTACGTTTTGAGAGGATTTTGTCTGCACTCTCTTCAAAAC is a window from the Mastomys coucha isolate ucsf_1 unplaced genomic scaffold, UCSF_Mcou_1 pScaffold6, whole genome shotgun sequence genome containing:
- the Dpy30 gene encoding protein dpy-30 homolog; this encodes MESEQMLEGQTQVAENPHSEYGLTDSVERIVENEKINAEKSSKQKVDLQSLPTRAYLDQTVVPILLQGLAVLAKERPPNPIEFLASYLLKNKAQFEDRN